One window of the Megalops cyprinoides isolate fMegCyp1 chromosome 2, fMegCyp1.pri, whole genome shotgun sequence genome contains the following:
- the cry-dash gene encoding cryptochrome DASH — protein sequence MSAARTIICLLRNDLRLHDNEVFHWAQRNAEHIVPLYCFDPRHYLGTYCYNFPKTGPFRLSFLLDSVKDLRATLQKKGSNLLVRQGKPEEVVGDLIRQLGSVSAVAFQEEVTQEELDVEKGVKDVCSQLKVKVQTFWGSTLYHGEDLPFNHISRLPDVYTEFRKAVETRCRVRPVLPTPDLLKPLPPGLEEGPVPTHQDLGQLDAPADSRSAFPCSGGESQALARLQHYFWDTDAVASYKETRNGLIGVNYSTKFAPWLAMGCISPRYIYEQIKKYERERTANQSTYWVVFELLWRDYFKFVAMKYGNKIFALEGLQGKSVPWKKDMTLFNAWKEGQTGVPFVDANMRELAQTGFMSNRGRQNVASFLTKDLGLDWRMGAEWFQYLLVDHDVCSNYGNWLYSAGIGNDPRENRKFNMIKQGLDYDNNGDYVRQWVPELRGIKGGDVHTPWTLSTAALSHAQVSLGETYPSPIVMAPEWSRHVNKKPSGAAPSQGRKRGPSHTPKQHRDKGIDFYFSRSKNL from the exons ATGTCTGCCGCACGTACCATTATCTGCCTTCTCAGAAATGACCTGCGACTCCACGACAATGAG GTCTTTCACTGGGCTCAGAGAAATGCAGAACACATTGTTCCCCTCTACTGCTTCGATCCGCGACATTACCTGGGAACGTACTGCTACAACTTCCCCAAGACGGGCCCCTTCCGTCTCAGCTTCCTCTTAGACAGTGTGAAGGACCTCAGGGCCACATTACAGAAAAAGGGCAG CAATCTATTGGTGAGGCAGGGGAAGCCGGAAGAAGTGGTGGGTGACCTCATCAGGCAGCTGGGTTCTGTCAGTGCCGTGGCCTTTCAGGAAGAG GTGACACAGGAAGAACTTGACGTTGAGAAGGGGGTGAAGGATGTTTGCTCCCAATTAAAAGTCAAAGTTCAGACTTTCTGGGGATCCACACTGTACCATGGAGAGGACCTTCCATTCAACCACATCTCCAG GCTGCCCGATGTGTACACAGAGTTCAGGAAGGCAGTAGAGACCCGGTGCAGAGTGAGGCCTGTCCTCCCGACACCTGACCTGCTGAAACCACTCCCCCCTGGTCTAGAGGAAGGTCCTGTCCCCACGCACCAGGACCTGGGACAGCTAG ATGCACCAGCTGACTCCCGCTCAGCCTTCCCCTGCAGTGGTGGGGAGAGCCAGGCCCTCGCCCGACTCCAGCACTATTTCTGGGACACG GATGCAGTGGCGTCATACAAGGAGACTCGGAATGGCTTGATTGGAGTAAATTATTCAACCAAATTTGCCCCATG GCTAGCAATGGGCTGCATTTCTCCTCGATACATTTATGAGCAGATAAAGAAatatgagagggagagaaccgCCAACCAGAGCACTTACTG GGTCGTTTTCGAACTGTTGTGGAGGGACTATTTCAAATTTGTGGCTATGAAGTatggaaacaaaatatttgctttGGAAG GTCTTCAAGGGAAGTCTGTGCCTTGGAAGAAAGACATGACACTTTTTAATGCATGGAAAG AGGGCCAAACTGGGGTGCCCTTTGTGGATGCCAATATGAGAGAGCTTGCCCAGACTGGATTCATGTCCAACAGGGGGCGACAGAATGTTGCCAGCTTCCTCACCAAGGACCTGGGCCTGGACTGGAGGATGGGAGCAGAGTGGTTTCAGTATCTGCTG GTGGACCATGATGTGTGCAGTAACTATGGCAACTGGCTCTACAGCGCTGGCATAGGAAATGACcccagagagaacaggaagttCAATATGATCAAACAAGGGCTGGACTATGACAACAAT GGGGATTATGTGCGGCAGTGGGTCCCAGAACTGCGGGGGATAAAGGGAGGAGATGTGCACACCCCCTGGACGCTGAGCACTGCTGCCCTGTCACACGCCCAAGTTTCCCTTGGCGAGACCTACCCCTCTCCCATCGTCATGGCACCCGAGTGGAGCCGGCATGTCAACAAGAAACCG AGTGGTGCAGCACCAAGTCAGGGCCGAAAGAGGGGCCCATCCCACACCCCcaagcagcacagagacaagGGGATAGACTTCTACTTCTCCAGGAGTAAAAATCTGTAA